The following coding sequences are from one Diospyros lotus cultivar Yz01 chromosome 7, ASM1463336v1, whole genome shotgun sequence window:
- the LOC127806962 gene encoding zinc finger CCCH domain-containing protein 16 isoform X2 — translation MPHGITICQYGERCKFLHVTSQQSKPNVFGFGMQTSMPFQGSNSQQQKPNPFGFGVQGSAQRGGSNEIRPQFKPFENKWSRFSSTNAGGSQSSQQPDNQPMSASHKCTDPELCKRQIIEDFEHERPLWKLTCYGHGKSSPCDITGDISFEELRAVAYDDAKRGLSLQSIVERERSLLNTKLLEFESLLRNPYSVPRDAAAIANQGAFPGATPSLSSLTAQNSNAPSVSSFSQLGASLNLVSAAKAASPQNNAFVQPSPVQLPNQTTHLFGTNNSPFGFPGSLGSQPRSQFPNQSLGSSLALDTSTFSNNAATAEQNPFAASMAWPQIPNSAGVQFPILPNGLNTISTAVGQVSATVDTRSDSVQSENGGVDDSIWLKEKWNPGEIPEIAPPAKYIF, via the exons ATGCCCCATGGAATCACAAT CTGCCAATATGGTGAACGGTGTAAGTTTCTTCACGTGACTTCACAACAGTCAAAACCGAATGTTTTTGGCTTTGGAATGCAAACTAGCATGCCATTTCAGGGATCAAATTCACAACAGCAAAAGCCCAATCCTTTTGGATTTGGTGTTCAGGGCAGCGCTCAGCGAGGAGGTTCCAATGAAATCAGGCCCCAATTCAAG CCTTTTGAGAATAAGTGGTCCCGTTTCTCCTCCACAAATGCTGGTGGATCCCAATCATCACAACAACCTGATAATCAGCCTATGTCAGCTAGCCATAA ATGCACAGACCCCGAGTTGTGCAAACGCCAAATTATTGAGGATTTTgaacatgagagaccactttggaAGCTTACATGctatggccatggtaaaag TTCTCCTTGTGACATTACAGGGGATATTAGCTTTGAGGAATTGCGAGCAGTAGCATATGATGATGCTAAGCGTGGATTGAGCTTGCAGTCAATT gttgagagagagaggagtttACTGAATACCAAGTTACTTGAATTTGAAAGCCTACTGCGTAATCCATATTCAGTTCCACGAGATGCTGCTGCTATTGCCAACCAAGGTGCTTTTCCTGGGGCCACTCCAAGTTTATCATCATTGACTGCTCAAAATAGCAATGCTCCTTCAGTTTCAAGTTTCAGTCAACTTGGTGCTTCACTTAATTTGGTTTCTGCTGCAAA AGCTGCTTCTCCACAAAATAATGCTTTTGTGCAACCAAGCCCTGTCCAACTCCCTAATCAGACTACACATTTATTTGGGACAAACAACTCACCATTTGGATTTCCAG GTTCACTTGGAAGCCAACCTCGTAGCCAATTTCCTAACCAATCACTTGGAAGTTCACTTGCCTTGGACACATCAACCTTCAGCAACAATGCTGCTACTGCAGAACAGAATCCTTTTGCCGCTTCAATGGCATGGCCTCAAATTCCTAACTCTGCCGGTGTCCAGTTTCCCATACTTCCTAATGGGTTAAACACCATCTCTACTGCAGTTGGACAAGTATCTGCAACTGTGGACACTAGAAG TGATAGCGTGCAAAGCGAGAATGGTGGTGTAGATGATAGTATCTGGTTGAAAGAGAAATGGAATCCCGGAGAG ATTCCGGAAATAGCACCTCCTgccaaatatattttctaa
- the LOC127806962 gene encoding zinc finger CCCH domain-containing protein 16 isoform X1, producing MPQKKEICRNFQRGSCQYGERCKFLHVTSQQSKPNVFGFGMQTSMPFQGSNSQQQKPNPFGFGVQGSAQRGGSNEIRPQFKPFENKWSRFSSTNAGGSQSSQQPDNQPMSASHKCTDPELCKRQIIEDFEHERPLWKLTCYGHGKSSPCDITGDISFEELRAVAYDDAKRGLSLQSIVERERSLLNTKLLEFESLLRNPYSVPRDAAAIANQGAFPGATPSLSSLTAQNSNAPSVSSFSQLGASLNLVSAAKAASPQNNAFVQPSPVQLPNQTTHLFGTNNSPFGFPGSLGSQPRSQFPNQSLGSSLALDTSTFSNNAATAEQNPFAASMAWPQIPNSAGVQFPILPNGLNTISTAVGQVSATVDTRSDSVQSENGGVDDSIWLKEKWNPGEIPEIAPPAKYIF from the exons CTGCCAATATGGTGAACGGTGTAAGTTTCTTCACGTGACTTCACAACAGTCAAAACCGAATGTTTTTGGCTTTGGAATGCAAACTAGCATGCCATTTCAGGGATCAAATTCACAACAGCAAAAGCCCAATCCTTTTGGATTTGGTGTTCAGGGCAGCGCTCAGCGAGGAGGTTCCAATGAAATCAGGCCCCAATTCAAG CCTTTTGAGAATAAGTGGTCCCGTTTCTCCTCCACAAATGCTGGTGGATCCCAATCATCACAACAACCTGATAATCAGCCTATGTCAGCTAGCCATAA ATGCACAGACCCCGAGTTGTGCAAACGCCAAATTATTGAGGATTTTgaacatgagagaccactttggaAGCTTACATGctatggccatggtaaaag TTCTCCTTGTGACATTACAGGGGATATTAGCTTTGAGGAATTGCGAGCAGTAGCATATGATGATGCTAAGCGTGGATTGAGCTTGCAGTCAATT gttgagagagagaggagtttACTGAATACCAAGTTACTTGAATTTGAAAGCCTACTGCGTAATCCATATTCAGTTCCACGAGATGCTGCTGCTATTGCCAACCAAGGTGCTTTTCCTGGGGCCACTCCAAGTTTATCATCATTGACTGCTCAAAATAGCAATGCTCCTTCAGTTTCAAGTTTCAGTCAACTTGGTGCTTCACTTAATTTGGTTTCTGCTGCAAA AGCTGCTTCTCCACAAAATAATGCTTTTGTGCAACCAAGCCCTGTCCAACTCCCTAATCAGACTACACATTTATTTGGGACAAACAACTCACCATTTGGATTTCCAG GTTCACTTGGAAGCCAACCTCGTAGCCAATTTCCTAACCAATCACTTGGAAGTTCACTTGCCTTGGACACATCAACCTTCAGCAACAATGCTGCTACTGCAGAACAGAATCCTTTTGCCGCTTCAATGGCATGGCCTCAAATTCCTAACTCTGCCGGTGTCCAGTTTCCCATACTTCCTAATGGGTTAAACACCATCTCTACTGCAGTTGGACAAGTATCTGCAACTGTGGACACTAGAAG TGATAGCGTGCAAAGCGAGAATGGTGGTGTAGATGATAGTATCTGGTTGAAAGAGAAATGGAATCCCGGAGAG ATTCCGGAAATAGCACCTCCTgccaaatatattttctaa
- the LOC127806788 gene encoding LOW QUALITY PROTEIN: leucine-rich repeat extensin-like protein 2 (The sequence of the model RefSeq protein was modified relative to this genomic sequence to represent the inferred CDS: inserted 1 base in 1 codon), which yields MPRSPPPLFGRSAYFFAVFFILSALFLQICSAADDDDSDSDGVNADVNKLQFENQKLRQAYIALQAWKSAIFSDPFNFTANWNGADVCSYGGVFCAPSAADPSVRVVAGIDLNHADIAGYLPPELGRLTDLALFHINSNRFCGVVPKTFKGMTLLHELDLSNNRFVGGFPTVVLSLPSLKYLDLRFNEFEGPVPVKLFDKDLDAIFLNDNRFQFGIPENLGNSPVSVLVFANNDLGGCIPGSIGKMGKTLNEIVLMNDNLTGCLPPEIGLLKKLTVFDVSFNHLQGSLPPTIGRMKSLDQLDVAHNQFTGVIPASICQLPRLQNFTYSFNYFTGEAPQCAAVSTGGKVADGRENCIPGKIGQRSSXECSSEAARPVDCSKSKCGGGSSSRSRSRSSRRRRSPTIPRPGPPPRAAISPSPSPQPHSPPPSPSSESSPAFRSHPPPPLPSQSPSLPPSPPTSNVSSKPHLPPPPPPINHTSSEQRHSPPPPIWLPAPSKQPVTSPPLAYHYSPPPPPTEKLSPKTHLAPPPPVYYVPSAPKSSPPPAYYVPPHPKSSPPPPPVYYVPPEPKTSPPSPPAFHSYASPPPPPFYYATPPPSTYQHPTQPPPPPMNPASSPPNQPPHSGCDLPAPPPPPSYVHSHPPPPPPSYVHSQSPPPPSQHWHHPPTPSHFHTPTPPTKYPYPSPPPPPPPFDNTPLPPVTGVSYASPPPPAIPYY from the exons ATGCCGCGGTCTCCGCCGCCGTTGTTCGGACGTAGCGCCTATTTCTTCGCCGTCTTCTTCATTCTCTCCGCTCTGTTTCTTCAGATCTGTTCGGCCGCCGACGATGACGATAGCGACAGCGACGGTGTTAATGCCGATGTGAACAAGCTTCAGTTCGAGAACCAGAAGCTCCGCCAGGCCTACATTGCTCTTCAAGCATGGAAGTCGGCTATATTCTCCGATCCTTTCAACTTCACCGCCAACTGGAACGGTGCCGACGTCTGCTCCTACGGCGGAGTGTTCTGTGCTCCTTCTGCCGCCGATCCGTCCGTTAGAGTCGTCGCCGGCATCGACCTGAACCACGCCGACATCGCCGGTTACCTGCCGCCGGAGCTAGGTCGACTCACTGACCTCGCACTCTTTCACATCAACTCTAACCGCTTCTGCGGCGTCGTTCCGAAGACGTTCAAGGGGATGACGCTTCTTCACGAGCTCGACCTCAGTAACAACCGCTTCGTCGGCGGCTTTCCGACGGTGGTGCTGTCGTTGCCGTCTCTCAAGTATCTGGATCTCCGGTTCAACGAGTTCGAGGGGCCGGTGCCCGTCAAGCTCTTCGACAAGGACTTGGACGCCATTTTCCTCAATGACAACAGGTTCCAGTTTGGCATTCCAGAGAATCTCGGAAACTCGCCTGTTTCGGTGCTGGTGTTCGCGAATAACGACCTCGGGGGATGTATTCCGGGCAGCATTGGGAAAATGGGGAAGACTTTGAATGAGATCGTCCTCATGAACGACAATCTCACCGGCTGTCTGCCGCCGGAGATCGGCCTCCTCAAGAAGCTGACGGTCTTCGACGTTAGCTTCAACCACCTTCAGGGCTCTCTGCCGCCTACCATCGGCCGGATGAAGAGCTTGGACCAGCTGGACGTGGCTCACAACCAATTCACCGGCGTCATCCCGGCCAGCATTTGCCAGCTTCCCAGGCTACAGAACTTCACCTATTCCTTCAACTACTTCACCGGAGAGGCGCCGCAATGCGCTGCTGTATCCACCGGAGGAAAGGTCGCCGATGGCCGGGAAAACTGCATACCAGGGAAGATCGGACAGCGCTCTT AGGAGTGTTCTTCTGAAGCAGCTCGTCCTGTTGATTGCAGCAAATCCAAATGCGGTGGCGGTAGTAGCAGCAGAAGCAGGAGCAGGAGCTCTAGGCGCCGTAGGTCTCCTACTATTCCCAGGCCGGGGCCGCCACCGAGAGCCGCTATATCACCCAGCCCATCCCCGCAGCCCCATTCCCCGCCGCCTTCACCGTCTTCCGAATCTTCTCCGGCTTTCAGGTCACACCCGCCTCCGCCGCTGCCATCCCAGTCTCCTTCGCTCCCTCCATCACCACCTACAAGTAACGTTTCATCGAAGCCTCATCTTCCTCCGCCACCCCCGCCGATCAACCACACTAGTTCAGAGCAGAGACATTCGCCTCCTCCACCTATTTGGCTCCCCGCTCCTAGCAAGCAACCTGTGACATCTCCACCATTGGCCTACCATTATTCTCCGCCCCCGCCTCCTACTGAGAAGCTATCACCAAAGACGCACCTTGCACCGCCACCTCCAGTCTACTACGTTCCCTCGGCACCTAAATCCTCACCGCCGCCAGCTTACTATGTCCCCCCTCACCCTAAATcatcgccgccgccgcctccagTTTACTATGTGCCGCCAGAGCCCAAAACCTCTCCTCCGTCTCCACCAGCGTTCCACAGTTACGCCTCCCCGCCGCCGCCACCTTTCTATTACGCCACTCCTCCCCCATCAACATACCAGCATCCAACTCAACCGCCTCCACCGCCGATGAACCCAGCTTCGTCTCCTCCAAACCAACCACCTCACTCCGGTTGTGATTTGCCGGCACCGCCGCCGC CTCCTAGCTACGTCCATTCGCATCCCCCTCCGCCTCCGCCAAGCTACGTCCATTCACAATCACCTCCGCCTCCTTCCCAGCATTGGCATCACCCGCCAACACCATCACATTTCCATACTCCAACTCCACCAACAAAGTATCCATATccatcgccgccgccgcctccgccGCCGTTCGACAACACACCACTTCCTCCCGTTACAGGAGTCTCCTATGCATCTCCTCCTCCCCCAGCTATTCCCTACTATTGA
- the LOC127806172 gene encoding sphingoid long-chain bases kinase 1, translating into MQKSGSLSKNNSLRLTTQQSLRRLGLCSPTATGQHSSPIVFPEKRGKVKTSRRADTNVASEDLKKVKSEEHRIDIGDEQSDLLGHDVFSGKLALDKRKTSKSNDSQTSTETVSQDVVDAKLTRQALVWGSRMLHLDDVISVSYNIGLRHFTIHAYPIKKASCGLSCFIKTGRSRKDFRFLAASSEEAVQWVSGFADQQCYVNCLPHPMKQAADIVGGDFLFESHIKSKSPPKILVILNPRSGHGRSSKVFHGMVEPIFKLAGFKMEVVKTTSAGHAKNLASSVDFSTCPDGIVCVGGDGIVNEVLNGLLSRDNQKEAVSIPIGIIPAGSDNSLVWTVLGVRDPVSAAIAIVKGGLTATDVFAVEWIQTGVIHFGMTVSYFGFVSDVLELSEKYQKHFGPLRYLVAGFLKFLCLPKYSFEVEYLPASKEATDHEGKALAVQEIADLSDLYTNIMRRSTTDGIPRASSLSSIDSIMTPSRMSGGELDTTCSSTHASTEPSEYVRGLDPKSKRLSSGRSNVMAEPEVIHPQLPLSATPNWPRTRSKSKTDKGWSGLTATQDANRTSWGNAAINDKEDISSTMSDPGPIWDAEPKWDAEPNWDGENRIELPGPSEDVEAGVRREVVPSLQDKWTAVKGQFLGILVCNHACKTVQSSQVVAPNAEHDDNALDLLLVHGNGRLRLLRFFVLLQLGRHLSLPYVEYVKVKSVKIKPGKHTHNGCGIDGELFRDRGQIMSSLHPEQCRLIGRSPTSNK; encoded by the exons ATGCAGAAGAGTGGGAGTCTTTCTAAGAATAATTCATTGAGGTTGACAACCCAGCAGTCCCTTCGCCGCTTGGGATTGTGTTCTCCAACAGCAACTGGACAGCACTCTTCCCCAATAGTCTTTCCAGAAAAACGTGGTAAGGTAAAGACTTCAAGGCGTGCTGACACAAATGTTGCCAGTGAGGATCTCAAGAAAGTAAAAAGTGAGGAGCACAGGATTGATATTGGAGATGAGCAGTCTGATTTGTTGGGACATGATGTATTTTCTGGAAAACTGGCTCTGGATAAGAGAAAGACAAGTAAAAGTAATGATTCTCAGACGTCAACAGAGACTGTGAGCCAGGATGTTGTTGATGCTAAACTCACAAGGCAGGCACTAGTCTGGGGTTCTCGTATGCTGCATCTAGATGATGTGATTTCG GTATCGTACAATATAGGTCTGAGACACTTTACTATTCATGCATACCCTATCAAAAAGGCTTCATGTGGCCTTTCTTGCTTTATTAAAACTGGGAGAAGTAGGAAGGATTTCCGCTTCTTGGCAGCTAGCTCTGAAGAAGCAGTACAATGGGTTAGTGGATTTGCAGATCAGCAATGCTATGTGAATTGTCTGCCTCATCCTATGAAGCAGGCTGCAGATATAGTTGGTGGTGATTTTCTGTTTGAATCACATATAAAATCTAAGAGTCCACCTAAAATCCTTGTGATTTTAAACCCGAGATCTGGACATGGTCGTTCAAGTAAAGTTTTTCATGGTATGGTGGAACCAATATTCAAG CTTGCAGGGTTTAAGATGGAGGTGGTCAAAACAACATCTGCAGGTCACGCTAAAAATCTTGCCTCAAGTGTTGACTTCAGTACATGTCCTGATG GAATTGTTTGTGTTGGAGGTGATGGGATTGTTAATGAG GTTTTGAATGGGTTGCTCAGCAGAGACAACCAGAAAGAAGCAGTTTCTATTCCAATTGGAATTATACCGGCTGGTTCAGATAATTCTTTAGTTTGGACTGTCCTAGGAGTTAGAGATCCAGTCTCTGCTGCTATAGCTATAGTAAAg GGAGGGCTCACTGCCACAGATGTTTTTGCAGTTGAGTGGATTCAAACTGGGGTTATTCACTTTGGGATGACTGTCTCATACTTTGGTTTTGTTAGTGATG TGTTGGAGCTTTCTGAGAAGTATCAGAAGCACTTTGGTCCTCTGCGTTATCTTGTTGCAGGTTTCCTCAAATTCTTATGCTTGCCAAAGTACAGTTTTGAAGTGGAATATCTTCCAGCATCAAAAGAGGCAACTGATCATGAGGGAAAAGCATTGGCTGTCCAGGAAATAGCTGACCTGTCAGACCTGTATACAAATATTATGAGGAGATCAACTACAGATGGCATTCCTAGAGCCTCTAGCTTATCAAGCATAGACTCGATAATGACCCCAAGTCGTATGTCTGGAGGAGAATTAGATACGACTTGTAGTAGCACCCATGCCAGCACAGAGCCATCAGAGTATGTGCGTGGCCTAGATCCAAAATCTAAGCGCCTGTCATCTGGAAGGAGTAATGTGATGGCAGAACCAGAAGTCATCCATCCTCAGCTACCACTTTCAGCAACTCCTAACTGGCCAAGGACTAGGTCAAAGTCAAAAACAGATAAAGGATGGAGTGGTTTGACGGCCACACAAGATGCTAACAGAACTTCTTGGGGAAATGCAGCAATAAATGACAAAGAGGATATTTCATCAACAATGTCAGACCCAGGTCCAATTTGGGATGCTGAACCCAAGTGGGATGCTGAGCCTAACTGGGATGGGGAAAATCGCATTGAATTGCCAGGACCATCAGAGGATGTTGAAGCTGGAGTGAGGAGGGAAGTTGTGCCTAGTCTGCAAGATAAATGGACTGCCGTAAAAGGTCAATTTCTTGGTATCCTGGTCTGTAACCATGCTTGTAAAACGGTTCAGAGTTCCCAGGTGGTTGCTCCAAACGCAGAGCATGACGATAATGCCTTGGATTTGTTGTTGGTTCATGGAAATGGAAGGCTTAGGTTGTTGAGGTTTTTTGTGCTTCTGCAATTAGGTCGGCATCTTTCACTGCCATATGTTGAGTATGTCAAG GTAAAGTCAGTGAAGATTAAGCCTGggaaacacacacacaatggcTGCGGCATTGATGGGGAGCTTTTCCGAGACCGTGGCCAAATCATGTCTTCATTACATCCTGAGCAATGCCGGCTTATTGGTCGGTCGCCTACTAGTAACAAATGA